In a single window of the Gossypium hirsutum isolate 1008001.06 chromosome D02, Gossypium_hirsutum_v2.1, whole genome shotgun sequence genome:
- the LOC121214649 gene encoding uncharacterized protein — protein sequence MGKKLDALLGRGFKPYKLKSVISVALSRLSVFKNQRQIRSNQARSDVVQLLQLGHHDRALLRAEQVVKEKNMLDVFVILEGYCNLLIERLHLIEQDRECPDELKEAISGLLFASSRCGDFPELQEIRAIFTSRYGKEFVARAIELRNNCGVNTKIIQKLSTKQPDLQSRWNVLNEIAAEHSIALQLRETSVSATLENLDGSKNHSQPKLGTIGKASNHAVLVDDNEFSDSTKARKKYKDVADAAQAAFESAANAAAAARAAVELSRSDFHDPDDDDDDDDDQNSPNSQRKRVLERQEPNSEDKETQQGNQAEDLKQTPEIKISSPSSSKDSSQGNLDIRTVSLDDVDPIKLLEKEVVIHESDDENYDSHDSSFHMNTSMFKVRAQDEDKNYECTEKTALMFQNSSDKQIPSSLRAGLKVEAVPENPTEHVAQSSGTKGKRPFTINKAPFSVRTRQVRGY from the exons ATGGGGAAGAAGCTAGACGCGTTGCTTGGAAGAGGGTTCAAGCCCTACAAGTTGAAATCAGTTATTAGTGTTGCCCTTTCTCGTCTTTCCGTTTTCAAGAATCAGCGTCAGATTCGCAGCAACCAAGCTCGCTCTGATGTTGTGCAGCTCCTTCAGCTCGGCCACCATGATCGTGCTCTTCTTAGA GCGGAGCAGGTGGTGAAGGAGAAGAACATGTTGGACGTGTTTGTTATCCTGGAAGGGTATTGTAATCTGCTTATTGAAAGACTCCATCTCATTGAGCAAGACAG AGAATGCCCTGATGAGCTGAAGGAGGCAATATCTGGCTTGCTCTTTGCATCTTCAAGGTGTGGAGATTTTCCCGAGCTTCAAGAGATTCGTGCAATCTTCACGTCTCGCTATGGCAAAGAATTCGTTGCTCGTGCCATTGAGTTGCGCAACAATTGTGGAGTCAACACTAAG ATTATACAGAAactctcaaccaaacaaccagaCTTGCAGAGCAGATGGAATGTGCTCAATGAGATTGCTGCTGAGCATAGCATTGCCCTACAACTCCGTGAAACCTCTGTTTCCGCTACCCTG GAAAATTTGGACGGAAGCAAGAATCATAGCCAGCCCAAGTTAGGCACAATAGGTAAGGCAAGTAACCATGCAGTCCTAGTAGATGACAACGAGTTCTCTGATTCAACAAAAGCAAGGAAAAAATATAAGGATGTAGCTGATGCCGCTCAAGCAGCCTTTGAGTCTGCTGCGAATGCGGCCGCAGCAGCAAGAGCAGCCGTGGAACTCTCTCGGTCTGATTTCCATGAtcctgatgatgatgatgatgatgatgatgatcaaAACAGTCCCAATAGTCAAAGAAAAAGAGTGCTTGAGAGACAGGAACCAAATTCTGAAGATAAAGAAACTCAACAAGGCAATCAAGCAGAGGACTTGAAACAGACACCAGAAATCAAGATTTCGAGCCCTTCTTCAAGTAAAGATTCATCACAAGGAAACCTGGACATTAGGACAGTGTCGTTGGATGACGTGGACCCTATCAAGCTATTGGAAAAGGAAGTAGTAATTCATGAGAGCGACGATGAGAATTATGATTCCCATGATTCCAGTTTTCATATGAACACAAGCATGTTTAAAGTCAGGGCCCAAGATGAAGATAAGAATTACGAGTGCACAGAGAAAACTGCACTGATGTTTCAGAACTCATCTGATAAGCAAATCCCCTCAAGCCTTCGTGCTGGCTTGAAGGTGGAGGCTGTACCTGAAAACCCCACAGAACATGTGGCTCAAAGTTCTGGGACGAAAGGTAAACGACCCTTTACCATTAATAAGGCGCCGTTTTCTGTAAGGACTAGACAAGTTCGTGGCTACTGA
- the LOC107887169 gene encoding 30S ribosomal protein 3-1, chloroplastic has product MLSMATSSTLHTTFTCHSFRYQKSFNTPFCFNKNPILKKTIKTPTLTASVATEAVTETETPSDFIIPQKPEEVVKQVGKPRLVLKFIWMEKNIGLALDQVIPGHGTVPLSPYFFWPRKDAWEELKATLESKPWISQKKMIILLNQATDIINLWQQSGGNLSQS; this is encoded by the coding sequence ATGTTATCCATGGCTACTTCATCTACACTCCATACTACTTTCACTTGTCATTCCTTTCGTTATCAGAAATCCTTTAACACCCCCTTTTGCTTTAACAAAAATCCCATTTTGAAGAAAACAATCAAAACTCCAACACTAACCGCTTCGGTTGCCACGGAAGCTGTCACTGAGACTGAAACACCATCCGACTTCATCATTCCTCAGAAACCTGAGGAGGTGGTCAAGCAAGTTGGAAAGCCAAGACTGGTTTTGAAATTCATATGGATGGAAAAGAACATCGGGCTTGCCCTTGATCAAGTCATACCGGGCCACGGCACTGTTCCTCTAAGTCCATATTTCTTCTGGCCAAGGAAAGATGCCTGGGAAGAGCTCAAGGCCACTCTAGAAAGTAAGCCTTGGATTTCTCAGAAGAAGATGATTATCCTTCTCAATCAGGCCACTGATATCATCAATCTATGGCAGCAAAGTGGTGGCAACCTTTCCCAGAGCTAG
- the LOC107887167 gene encoding mediator of RNA polymerase II transcription subunit 25 isoform X3: MFPIAANGNQTHQIADGQRHCILVAASNPYPLPTPVYRPQTQNLEQSENMESQTESRLSDAETVAKSFPQCSVSLSVICPKQLSKLKAIYSAGKRNPRASDPPVDNVRNPQFLVLISENFMEGCAALSRSGVPSLAPNQSPVKMDMASVNAVAGTPPTSVPSVNGSIMSRQPVSAGNVPTATVKVEPTTITSMANGPAFPHIPSVPRAPFQAVPTLQTSSPLTTTEEVMRSSDNVQEIKPSVGGMTQPLRPVPPAAANVNILNNLSQARVMNSAALSGGTSIGLQSMGQTPVAMHMSNMISSGMTSSVPLAQTVYSSGQSGMTSLPGSGAVTGTTQVPPNSNLNSFASATSNVAGNSNIGISQPMCNVQGAVSMGQSVPGSMSQGNHSGAQLVQTGVAMSQSMSGLGPSTVSSGTGTLIPAPGMSQQVQSGMQTLGVNNNSAASMPLSQQTSSALQSAQSKYVKVWEGNLSGQRQGQPVFITRLEGYRSASASETLASDWPQTMQIVRLISQDHMNNKQYVGKADFLVFRAMNQHGFLGQLQEKKLCAVIQLPSQTLMLSVSDKAYRLIGMLFPGDMVVFKPQISSQHQQQQQQMQPLLQQQQMPQQQLPQLQQQQQQQQQLPQLQQQQQQQPQQQQPLPHLQQQQLPQLQQQQQQQQQQLSQLQQQQMPQLQQQPQLAQMQQQQQQMVGSGMNSAYVQGPGRSQLVSQGQVSSQAPSNMPGGGFMS, from the exons ATGTTTCCTATTGCTGCAAACGGAAATCAAACCCATCAAATTGCTGATGGGCAAAGACATTGCATTCTTGTTGCTGCCAGTAATCCTTATCCCTTGCCTACACCAGTCTATCGGCCACAGACTCAAAACTTGGAGCAAAGTGAAAATATGGAATCACAGACAGAGAGTCGTTTGTCTGATGCTGAGACAGTAGCTAAATCATTTCCTCAG TGTTCTGTTTCTTTATCTGTGATATGTCCGAAGCAGCTTTCAAAGCTAAAAGCAATCTACAGTGCT GGAAAGAGAAACCCCCGAGCATCAGATCCACCTGTTGACAATGTTAGAAACCCTCAGTTTCTTGTTCTGATTTCAGAAAATTTTATGGAGGGCTGTGCTGCTTTAAGTCGCTCTGGAGTTCCAAGTTTAGCACCCAATCAGAGTCCTGTGAAAATGGACATGGCTTCTGTCAATGCGGTTGCAGGGACACCTCCGACTTCTGTTCCATCAG TGAATGGATCTATTATGAGCCGGCAACCTGTTTCTGCTGGAAATGTTCCCACTGCCACCGTAAAAGTT GAGCCCACAACGATAACATCGATGGCAAACGGACCTGCTTTTCCTCATATTCCTTCTGTTCCACGTGCCCCATTTCAAGCAGTCCCAACGTTGCAAACTTCTTCACCATTGACAACTACTGAAGAGGTGATGAGAAGTAGTGACAATGTGCAAGAAATAAAACCTTCTGTAGGTGGCATGACACAGCCTTTACGTCCTGTGCCTCCAGCGGCTGCAAATGTCAACATACTGAACAATCTTTCACAAGCAAGGGTGATGAACTCTGCTGCTCTCAGTGGAGGAACTTCTATAGGACTTCAATCAATGGGTCAAACTCCAGTGGCCATGCATATGTCCAATATGATATCTAGCGGAATGACATCTTCTGTGCCTCTGGCTCAAACTGTATATTCATCTGGGCAATCGGGTATGACTTCATTACCTGGTTCAGGAGCTGTTACAGGGACTACACAGGTCCCACCAAACTCAAATCTTAATTCATTTGCTTCTGCAACTTCTAATGTGGCTGGAAATTCAAACATTGGAATTTCACAACCAATGTGTAATGTTCAAGGAGCAGTGAGTATGGGCCAATCAGTACCTGGCAGCATGAGCCAAGGAAATCATTCAGGTGCACAATTGGTGCAAACTGGAGTTGCCATGAGCCAGAGCATGAGTGGTCTTGGTCCATCAACTGTTTCTTCTGGAACTGGTACATTGATTCCTGCTCCAGGAATGTCTCAACAGGTACAATCTGGAATGCAGACACTTGGAGTGAACAACAATTCAGCTGCTAGTATGCCTCTATCACAACAGACATCAAGCGCTTTGCAATCAGCCCAATCCAAATATGTTAAAGTCTGGGAG GGAAATTTATCTGGTCAGAGGCAAGGGCAGCCAGTGTTCATCACCAGATTGGAA GGTTATCGGAGTGCCTCTGCTTCTGAGAC ACTTGCATCAGACTGGCCGCAAACCATGCAAATAGTTCGTCTTATATCCCAGGATCACATGAATAACAA GCAATATGTTGGGAAGGCAGATTTTTTAGTTTTCAGGGCAATGAATCAACATGGATTTCTTGGACAGCTACAAGAGAAGAAGCTT TGTGCTGTAATCCAATTGCCTTCACAGACGTTGATGCTTTCAGTTTCTGATAAAGCTTACCGCTTGATAGGGATGCTTTTCCCTGGG GATATGGTTGTCTTTAAACCACAAATATCAAGCCAGCATCAACAGCAGCAGCAACAGATGCAGCCACTGCTACAACAGCAACAGATGCCACAGCAGCAGCTCCCACAGCTGCaacaacaacagcagcagcagcagcagcttcCACAGCTgcaacaacagcagcagcaacagCCGCAGCAGCAACAGCCGCTCCCACATTTGCAACAGCAACAACTCCCTCAGCTGCAACagcaacagcagcagcagcagcagcaactcTCCCAGCTGCAACAACAGCAGATGCCCCAGTTGCAGCAGCAGCCACAGCTTGCTCAGATGCAGCAACAGCAACAACAAATGGTCGGATCAGGAATGAATTCAGCTTATGTCCAAGGTCCAGGCCGATCACAATTAGTTTCTCAAGGGCAAGTTTCATCACAGGCCCCATCTAACATGCCTGGAGGAGGCTTTATGAGTTGA
- the LOC107887167 gene encoding mediator of RNA polymerase II transcription subunit 25 isoform X2 — protein MAEKQLIVAVEGTAAMGPYWQIILSDYLEKIIRCFCSNEFAGQKNTTSNVELSLVTFNTHGSYCACLVQRSGWTKDVDIFLQWLSAIPFSGGGFNDAAIAEGLSEALMMFPIAANGNQTHQIADGQRHCILVAASNPYPLPTPVYRPQTQNLEQSENMESQTESRLSDAETVAKSFPQCSVSLSVICPKQLSKLKAIYSAGKRNPRASDPPVDNVRNPQFLVLISENFMEGCAALSRSGVPSLAPNQSPVKMDMASVNAVAGTPPTSVPSVNGSIMSRQPVSAGNVPTATVKVEPTTITSMANGPAFPHIPSVPRAPFQAVPTLQTSSPLTTTEEVMRSSDNVQEIKPSVGGMTQPLRPVPPAAANVNILNNLSQARVMNSAALSGGTSIGLQSMGQTPVAMHMSNMISSGMTSSVPLAQTVYSSGQSGMTSLPGSGAVTGTTQVPPNSNLNSFASATSNVAGNSNIGISQPMCNVQGAVSMGQSVPGSMSQGNHSGAQLVQTGVAMSQSMSGLGPSTVSSGTGTLIPAPGMSQQVQSGMQTLGVNNNSAASMPLSQQTSSALQSAQSKYVKVWEGNLSGQRQGQPVFITRLEGYRSASASETLASDWPQTMQIVRLISQDHMNNKQYVGKADFLVFRAMNQHGFLGQLQEKKLCAVIQLPSQTLMLSVSDKAYRLIGMLFPGDMVVFKPQISSQHQQQQQQMQPLLQQQQMPQQQLPQLQQQQQQQQQLPQLQQQQQQQPQQQQPLPHLQQQQLPQLQQQQQQQQQQLSQLQQQQMPQLQQQPQLAQMQQQQQQMVGSGMNSAYVQGPGRSQLVSQGQVSSQAPSNMPGGGFMS, from the exons GTGTTTCTGTAGTAACGAATTCGCAGGGCAG AAGAATACTACATCAAATGTTGAGCTTTCATTGGTTACATTCAACACACATGGATCGTATTGTG CTTGCCTAGTACAACGTAGTGGGTGGACAAAAGATGTTGATATTTTCTTACAATGGCTGTCGGCCATACCTTTTTCTGGTGGTGGTTTCAATGATGCTGCAATTGCCGAAGGGCTTTCTGAAGCATTGATG ATGTTTCCTATTGCTGCAAACGGAAATCAAACCCATCAAATTGCTGATGGGCAAAGACATTGCATTCTTGTTGCTGCCAGTAATCCTTATCCCTTGCCTACACCAGTCTATCGGCCACAGACTCAAAACTTGGAGCAAAGTGAAAATATGGAATCACAGACAGAGAGTCGTTTGTCTGATGCTGAGACAGTAGCTAAATCATTTCCTCAG TGTTCTGTTTCTTTATCTGTGATATGTCCGAAGCAGCTTTCAAAGCTAAAAGCAATCTACAGTGCT GGAAAGAGAAACCCCCGAGCATCAGATCCACCTGTTGACAATGTTAGAAACCCTCAGTTTCTTGTTCTGATTTCAGAAAATTTTATGGAGGGCTGTGCTGCTTTAAGTCGCTCTGGAGTTCCAAGTTTAGCACCCAATCAGAGTCCTGTGAAAATGGACATGGCTTCTGTCAATGCGGTTGCAGGGACACCTCCGACTTCTGTTCCATCAG TGAATGGATCTATTATGAGCCGGCAACCTGTTTCTGCTGGAAATGTTCCCACTGCCACCGTAAAAGTT GAGCCCACAACGATAACATCGATGGCAAACGGACCTGCTTTTCCTCATATTCCTTCTGTTCCACGTGCCCCATTTCAAGCAGTCCCAACGTTGCAAACTTCTTCACCATTGACAACTACTGAAGAGGTGATGAGAAGTAGTGACAATGTGCAAGAAATAAAACCTTCTGTAGGTGGCATGACACAGCCTTTACGTCCTGTGCCTCCAGCGGCTGCAAATGTCAACATACTGAACAATCTTTCACAAGCAAGGGTGATGAACTCTGCTGCTCTCAGTGGAGGAACTTCTATAGGACTTCAATCAATGGGTCAAACTCCAGTGGCCATGCATATGTCCAATATGATATCTAGCGGAATGACATCTTCTGTGCCTCTGGCTCAAACTGTATATTCATCTGGGCAATCGGGTATGACTTCATTACCTGGTTCAGGAGCTGTTACAGGGACTACACAGGTCCCACCAAACTCAAATCTTAATTCATTTGCTTCTGCAACTTCTAATGTGGCTGGAAATTCAAACATTGGAATTTCACAACCAATGTGTAATGTTCAAGGAGCAGTGAGTATGGGCCAATCAGTACCTGGCAGCATGAGCCAAGGAAATCATTCAGGTGCACAATTGGTGCAAACTGGAGTTGCCATGAGCCAGAGCATGAGTGGTCTTGGTCCATCAACTGTTTCTTCTGGAACTGGTACATTGATTCCTGCTCCAGGAATGTCTCAACAGGTACAATCTGGAATGCAGACACTTGGAGTGAACAACAATTCAGCTGCTAGTATGCCTCTATCACAACAGACATCAAGCGCTTTGCAATCAGCCCAATCCAAATATGTTAAAGTCTGGGAG GGAAATTTATCTGGTCAGAGGCAAGGGCAGCCAGTGTTCATCACCAGATTGGAA GGTTATCGGAGTGCCTCTGCTTCTGAGAC ACTTGCATCAGACTGGCCGCAAACCATGCAAATAGTTCGTCTTATATCCCAGGATCACATGAATAACAA GCAATATGTTGGGAAGGCAGATTTTTTAGTTTTCAGGGCAATGAATCAACATGGATTTCTTGGACAGCTACAAGAGAAGAAGCTT TGTGCTGTAATCCAATTGCCTTCACAGACGTTGATGCTTTCAGTTTCTGATAAAGCTTACCGCTTGATAGGGATGCTTTTCCCTGGG GATATGGTTGTCTTTAAACCACAAATATCAAGCCAGCATCAACAGCAGCAGCAACAGATGCAGCCACTGCTACAACAGCAACAGATGCCACAGCAGCAGCTCCCACAGCTGCaacaacaacagcagcagcagcagcagcttcCACAGCTgcaacaacagcagcagcaacagCCGCAGCAGCAACAGCCGCTCCCACATTTGCAACAGCAACAACTCCCTCAGCTGCAACagcaacagcagcagcagcagcagcaactcTCCCAGCTGCAACAACAGCAGATGCCCCAGTTGCAGCAGCAGCCACAGCTTGCTCAGATGCAGCAACAGCAACAACAAATGGTCGGATCAGGAATGAATTCAGCTTATGTCCAAGGTCCAGGCCGATCACAATTAGTTTCTCAAGGGCAAGTTTCATCACAGGCCCCATCTAACATGCCTGGAGGAGGCTTTATGAGTTGA
- the LOC107887167 gene encoding mediator of RNA polymerase II transcription subunit 25 isoform X1 gives MAEKQLIVAVEGTAAMGPYWQIILSDYLEKIIRCFCSNEFAGQKNTTSNVELSLVTFNTHGSYCACLVQRSGWTKDVDIFLQWLSAIPFSGGGFNDAAIAEGLSEALMSFDVAQMFPIAANGNQTHQIADGQRHCILVAASNPYPLPTPVYRPQTQNLEQSENMESQTESRLSDAETVAKSFPQCSVSLSVICPKQLSKLKAIYSAGKRNPRASDPPVDNVRNPQFLVLISENFMEGCAALSRSGVPSLAPNQSPVKMDMASVNAVAGTPPTSVPSVNGSIMSRQPVSAGNVPTATVKVEPTTITSMANGPAFPHIPSVPRAPFQAVPTLQTSSPLTTTEEVMRSSDNVQEIKPSVGGMTQPLRPVPPAAANVNILNNLSQARVMNSAALSGGTSIGLQSMGQTPVAMHMSNMISSGMTSSVPLAQTVYSSGQSGMTSLPGSGAVTGTTQVPPNSNLNSFASATSNVAGNSNIGISQPMCNVQGAVSMGQSVPGSMSQGNHSGAQLVQTGVAMSQSMSGLGPSTVSSGTGTLIPAPGMSQQVQSGMQTLGVNNNSAASMPLSQQTSSALQSAQSKYVKVWEGNLSGQRQGQPVFITRLEGYRSASASETLASDWPQTMQIVRLISQDHMNNKQYVGKADFLVFRAMNQHGFLGQLQEKKLCAVIQLPSQTLMLSVSDKAYRLIGMLFPGDMVVFKPQISSQHQQQQQQMQPLLQQQQMPQQQLPQLQQQQQQQQQLPQLQQQQQQQPQQQQPLPHLQQQQLPQLQQQQQQQQQQLSQLQQQQMPQLQQQPQLAQMQQQQQQMVGSGMNSAYVQGPGRSQLVSQGQVSSQAPSNMPGGGFMS, from the exons GTGTTTCTGTAGTAACGAATTCGCAGGGCAG AAGAATACTACATCAAATGTTGAGCTTTCATTGGTTACATTCAACACACATGGATCGTATTGTG CTTGCCTAGTACAACGTAGTGGGTGGACAAAAGATGTTGATATTTTCTTACAATGGCTGTCGGCCATACCTTTTTCTGGTGGTGGTTTCAATGATGCTGCAATTGCCGAAGGGCTTTCTGAAGCATTGATG TCATTTGATGTAGCTCAGATGTTTCCTATTGCTGCAAACGGAAATCAAACCCATCAAATTGCTGATGGGCAAAGACATTGCATTCTTGTTGCTGCCAGTAATCCTTATCCCTTGCCTACACCAGTCTATCGGCCACAGACTCAAAACTTGGAGCAAAGTGAAAATATGGAATCACAGACAGAGAGTCGTTTGTCTGATGCTGAGACAGTAGCTAAATCATTTCCTCAG TGTTCTGTTTCTTTATCTGTGATATGTCCGAAGCAGCTTTCAAAGCTAAAAGCAATCTACAGTGCT GGAAAGAGAAACCCCCGAGCATCAGATCCACCTGTTGACAATGTTAGAAACCCTCAGTTTCTTGTTCTGATTTCAGAAAATTTTATGGAGGGCTGTGCTGCTTTAAGTCGCTCTGGAGTTCCAAGTTTAGCACCCAATCAGAGTCCTGTGAAAATGGACATGGCTTCTGTCAATGCGGTTGCAGGGACACCTCCGACTTCTGTTCCATCAG TGAATGGATCTATTATGAGCCGGCAACCTGTTTCTGCTGGAAATGTTCCCACTGCCACCGTAAAAGTT GAGCCCACAACGATAACATCGATGGCAAACGGACCTGCTTTTCCTCATATTCCTTCTGTTCCACGTGCCCCATTTCAAGCAGTCCCAACGTTGCAAACTTCTTCACCATTGACAACTACTGAAGAGGTGATGAGAAGTAGTGACAATGTGCAAGAAATAAAACCTTCTGTAGGTGGCATGACACAGCCTTTACGTCCTGTGCCTCCAGCGGCTGCAAATGTCAACATACTGAACAATCTTTCACAAGCAAGGGTGATGAACTCTGCTGCTCTCAGTGGAGGAACTTCTATAGGACTTCAATCAATGGGTCAAACTCCAGTGGCCATGCATATGTCCAATATGATATCTAGCGGAATGACATCTTCTGTGCCTCTGGCTCAAACTGTATATTCATCTGGGCAATCGGGTATGACTTCATTACCTGGTTCAGGAGCTGTTACAGGGACTACACAGGTCCCACCAAACTCAAATCTTAATTCATTTGCTTCTGCAACTTCTAATGTGGCTGGAAATTCAAACATTGGAATTTCACAACCAATGTGTAATGTTCAAGGAGCAGTGAGTATGGGCCAATCAGTACCTGGCAGCATGAGCCAAGGAAATCATTCAGGTGCACAATTGGTGCAAACTGGAGTTGCCATGAGCCAGAGCATGAGTGGTCTTGGTCCATCAACTGTTTCTTCTGGAACTGGTACATTGATTCCTGCTCCAGGAATGTCTCAACAGGTACAATCTGGAATGCAGACACTTGGAGTGAACAACAATTCAGCTGCTAGTATGCCTCTATCACAACAGACATCAAGCGCTTTGCAATCAGCCCAATCCAAATATGTTAAAGTCTGGGAG GGAAATTTATCTGGTCAGAGGCAAGGGCAGCCAGTGTTCATCACCAGATTGGAA GGTTATCGGAGTGCCTCTGCTTCTGAGAC ACTTGCATCAGACTGGCCGCAAACCATGCAAATAGTTCGTCTTATATCCCAGGATCACATGAATAACAA GCAATATGTTGGGAAGGCAGATTTTTTAGTTTTCAGGGCAATGAATCAACATGGATTTCTTGGACAGCTACAAGAGAAGAAGCTT TGTGCTGTAATCCAATTGCCTTCACAGACGTTGATGCTTTCAGTTTCTGATAAAGCTTACCGCTTGATAGGGATGCTTTTCCCTGGG GATATGGTTGTCTTTAAACCACAAATATCAAGCCAGCATCAACAGCAGCAGCAACAGATGCAGCCACTGCTACAACAGCAACAGATGCCACAGCAGCAGCTCCCACAGCTGCaacaacaacagcagcagcagcagcagcttcCACAGCTgcaacaacagcagcagcaacagCCGCAGCAGCAACAGCCGCTCCCACATTTGCAACAGCAACAACTCCCTCAGCTGCAACagcaacagcagcagcagcagcagcaactcTCCCAGCTGCAACAACAGCAGATGCCCCAGTTGCAGCAGCAGCCACAGCTTGCTCAGATGCAGCAACAGCAACAACAAATGGTCGGATCAGGAATGAATTCAGCTTATGTCCAAGGTCCAGGCCGATCACAATTAGTTTCTCAAGGGCAAGTTTCATCACAGGCCCCATCTAACATGCCTGGAGGAGGCTTTATGAGTTGA